Proteins co-encoded in one bacterium genomic window:
- a CDS encoding YjbQ family protein, whose amino-acid sequence MQKIRGAPRLDKRPFRIFFQCGQLRGPARRDFLRCRGDVRRGFDRRGAAFRLRRFIRRADVRRARTARQVRRLPARASVRFRRAGGRRQKSKRQQKREKFHSVSPPGNFRRGRLYAAVIITAVDYITLDTKSKYDAVDVTAEVRRIVEKSGVQSGAAILQSMHTTGALTINEHADPDVARDLLSAMDKMIPAGIHFRHAEGNSPAHVQTTLAGASLTVIVEGGRPLLGTWQGIFFLEFDGPRRGRKIAVAVVGK is encoded by the coding sequence ATGCAGAAAATCCGCGGTGCGCCGCGTCTCGACAAGCGTCCATTTCGGATTTTTTTCCAATGCGGGCAGCTCCGCGGGCCAGCGCGCCGCGATTTCCTCCGCTGTCGCGGGGATGTCCGGCGAGGCTTCGACCGGCGCGGCGCCGCCTTCCGATTGAGGAGGTTTATCCGGCGAGCCGATGTCCGGCGCGCTCGAACCGCCCGGCAAGTCCGGCGGCTCCCCGCCCGCGCCTCCGTTCGTTTTCGGCGCGCAGGTGGACGCCGTCAAAAGAGCAAGCGCCAACAGAAACGCGAAAAGTTTCATTCCGTATCTCCGCCCGGAAATTTCCGGCGCGGCCGATTATACGCCGCGGTTATAATCACGGCCGTGGATTACATCACGCTCGACACGAAATCGAAGTACGACGCGGTGGACGTCACCGCCGAAGTGCGGCGCATCGTCGAAAAAAGCGGCGTGCAAAGCGGCGCGGCGATATTGCAGTCCATGCACACGACCGGCGCGCTGACGATAAACGAGCATGCCGATCCCGACGTCGCCCGCGACCTGCTCTCCGCGATGGACAAAATGATTCCCGCGGGGATTCATTTCCGCCACGCCGAGGGAAACAGCCCGGCGCACGTCCAGACGACTCTCGCCGGCGCGTCCCTGACCGTGATTGTCGAGGGCGGCCGGCCGCTGCTCGGAACCTGGCAGGGCATTTTCTTTCTCGAATTCGACGGCCCGCGCCGCGGAAGAAAAATCGCGGTGGCTGTCGTCGGAAAATGA